In Sander lucioperca isolate FBNREF2018 chromosome 12, SLUC_FBN_1.2, whole genome shotgun sequence, one DNA window encodes the following:
- the ubxn10 gene encoding UBX domain-containing protein 10 — protein MHLTRPKSSKGRSRAAVNTSLYSGDTGSTQRPPVSPDSPVYSKPDRSLRSQSQPIMWQASQLSQDEVLQMLRHAPAAPPQSLNKYKVLPSIGGRQSEVSPGTSLDKKMSKLSLSDDAIHQPRHSHGESDPPTVKDVTQSSSSSSSEVDKRAGVWPKPPDPGSVITKEAGSLLLAIRAPCGRRFQQHFEPTDTLLMVRASAELMYGAKYGEASIETMDLPRRTFTDMDVTLAQCGIRNRSVLCISQNGSMGESE, from the coding sequence ATGCATTTAACCAGGCCGAAGTCCTCCAAAGGGCGAAGCAGAGCGGCTGTAAACACCTCTCTGTATTCAGGGGACACTGGCAGCACCCAGAGGCCACCCGTGTCTCCAGATTCTCCCGTGTACAGCAAGCCAGACAGGAGCCTCCGCTCCCAGTCCCAGCCCATAATGTGGCAGGCCAGCCAGCTGAGCCAGGATGAGGTTCTGCAGATGCTGCGGCACGCCCCCGCTGCTCCACCACAGTCCTTAAACAAGTACAAGGTTCTGCCATCCATAGGGGGGAGGCAGTCAGAGGTGAGTCCCGGGACAAGCCTGGACAAAAAGATGTCCAAGCTCAGTCTGTCTGATGATGCTATCCATCAGCCAAGGCACAGCCATGGAGAGTCAGATCCCCCCACAGTGAAGGATGTGacccagagcagcagcagcagcagctctgagGTGGATAAGAGGGCTGGGGTCTGGCCTAAGCCCCCTGATCCAGGATCAGTCATTACCAAAGAAGCTGGCAGTTTGCTCCTAGCTATCCGAGCACCATGTGGCAGAAGGTTTCAGCAGCACTTTGAGCCCACAGACACTCTGCTGATGGTGAGAGCCAGTGCAGAGCTCATGTATGGAGCAAAGTATGGAGAGGCCTCCATTGAGACCATGGATTTACCACGCAGGACCTtcacagacatggatgtaaCCCTGGCCCAGTGTGGCATCCGGAACAGATCTGTGCTGTGCATCTCTCAAAATGGCAGTATGGGGGAGAGTGAGTGA